In the genome of Croceimicrobium hydrocarbonivorans, one region contains:
- a CDS encoding YqgE/AlgH family protein produces the protein MIAEPMLGDPNFDRTVVLLADHNEEGTVGFVLNRKVDVDFDDLVLDFPSFDAEIFEGGPVQGDNLFFLHRKGDLIPGSEEIMEGVFWGGDLDILKEMIALEMVLPSDIRFFLGYSGWSSGQLNDELSQKSWLVADSTADLIFETEIDGLWSTIMKQMGGDYALWHNAPMDPSLN, from the coding sequence TTGATTGCCGAACCAATGTTGGGTGATCCCAATTTTGATCGGACGGTAGTTTTATTAGCCGATCACAATGAGGAAGGAACGGTGGGTTTTGTTCTGAACCGAAAGGTGGATGTAGATTTTGATGATCTGGTCCTAGACTTCCCTTCCTTTGATGCTGAGATATTTGAGGGCGGCCCTGTTCAGGGTGATAACCTATTCTTCTTACATCGCAAAGGCGACTTAATTCCCGGCAGTGAAGAAATTATGGAGGGAGTTTTTTGGGGAGGTGATTTAGATATCCTTAAAGAGATGATTGCCCTTGAAATGGTATTGCCTTCCGATATCCGATTTTTCCTGGGATACAGCGGTTGGTCTTCCGGTCAGCTTAATGATGAGCTTAGCCAAAAATCATGGTTAGTTGCGGACAGTACCGCCGATTTGATCTTTGAAACTGAAATAGACGGACTCTGGTCAACCATTATGAAACAAATGGGCGGAGATTATGCTTTGTGGCATAATGCACCCATGGATCCTAGTCTAAACTAA
- a CDS encoding aminotransferase class IV — protein MNYNLNGYIIRNKHLNIQLNNRGLNYGDGIFESLKYSRNRLNFFEDHYFRLMASMRIVRMEIPMNFSPEYLEEQIRKTLKANQLEDQSARVRLLVVRKAGGLYSPESNEIDFLITVKPWEHDAYVLNERGMEVDLFKDYYKLSGLLGNIKSTSAQLYAIASVFAKENNLDDVLLLNEKKEVIESTNANIFMLKGKELITPPLSSGCLKGLMRKQIMELAPQLDLDLKEENFSPFALQKADEVWLSNSMHGLRWVEKYRRKTYASEKAAEMLKKLNVKVALSLD, from the coding sequence ATGAACTACAATCTCAACGGTTATATAATTCGCAATAAGCATCTCAACATTCAGCTCAATAATCGGGGCTTGAATTATGGGGATGGCATTTTTGAAAGCCTTAAATACAGCCGTAATCGTCTCAATTTCTTTGAGGATCATTATTTCCGTTTAATGGCGAGTATGCGAATTGTACGAATGGAGATTCCCATGAACTTTTCGCCAGAGTATCTCGAGGAGCAGATTCGTAAAACTTTGAAGGCAAATCAGCTTGAAGATCAAAGTGCGAGAGTCCGTTTATTGGTGGTTCGAAAGGCCGGAGGATTGTATAGTCCGGAAAGCAATGAAATTGATTTCCTCATTACAGTTAAACCTTGGGAGCACGATGCCTATGTGCTCAATGAAAGAGGAATGGAGGTAGACCTCTTTAAAGACTACTATAAATTAAGTGGCCTTTTAGGGAATATCAAGAGTACTTCAGCGCAGTTGTATGCGATTGCCAGTGTATTTGCGAAGGAGAATAATCTGGATGATGTATTGCTACTCAATGAGAAGAAGGAAGTAATTGAATCTACCAATGCCAATATCTTCATGTTGAAAGGTAAGGAGCTGATTACTCCACCTTTGAGCAGTGGATGTTTAAAAGGGCTAATGCGGAAGCAGATTATGGAATTAGCTCCGCAATTGGACCTAGACTTGAAGGAAGAGAATTTCTCACCCTTTGCCTTGCAAAAAGCTGATGAAGTATGGCTTAGCAATAGCATGCATGGATTGAGATGGGTAGAAAAATACCGTCGTAAAACCTATGCTTCTGAAAAAGCCGCTGAAATGCTGAAAAAGCTGAATGTGAAAGTGGCGCTTAGTTTAGACTAG
- a CDS encoding TonB-dependent receptor domain-containing protein: MRRIIIGLLCLLMVQSVAAQVIKGKVIDAKTEEPVIMANVVIKGTSIGTSTDLDGNFSLDAKKTAFPLKIIVSFIGYQDLEVEVKSTDQEFIIRLKEDSEMLEAVDIIEQRLSKKQRESALTVEALDGRAIRETPAPNFYEALGNLKGVDLTSASIGFKIINTRGFNSTSPVRSLQLIDGVDNQAPGLNFSLGNFLGANELDITTVDIIAGASTAFYGPGAFNGVISMTTKDPFLYQGLSFSQKVGERALSETAVRYAESFKLFSESRDDFAFKINLFYLRADDWEADNYDPVDDSKVDRTNPGRYDAVNIYGDESLASNNERESFEDVKFNNRPGLGIFYRPGYQEIDLVDYDTRNFKGNINLAYRTDKDLRFDYTLNYGTGTTVYQGENRFSLKGIQFMQNIVEVSKKDKFFVRAYATVEDAGQSYDAVLTAFKMNDAVLGDEATWNQTYSSAWSGAPFRFANAFQNAANFNVASPSFDSAFYANEYQDILREYNELLSNFHDSLLGIISGGRPLPGSATYDSIFNDVTSRTFTDGGSRFYDRSALYHVMGEYKFEPFEGYKMRVGGNFRLYRPNSRGNIFDEVIASSIKTDSVGNVISQEYRQISNSEFGFYYGAEKFFLGEVLKASFTLRMDKNQNFDYLFSPAASLVYNLGANHTFRGSLGRAIRNPTLQDQYLRYDVGRAVLLGNIEGYDSLITFDSFDYYRSQENLDRDNLDFFNVAPIQPERVTTAEIGYRGTWFKRVFVDFNYFHSWYTSFIGYQFGLDPRFDPVFTDRIRSLRAYRVAANAEGLVITQGFNAGVNYYLDDHLSVSGNYSYNSIDLTPKSNFITETFYKDELEKSSSEDPIVPAFNTPKHKYNLSFSGRDYKPWKGKDHNLGFAVTYKWIQGFTFEGSPQFTGFIDTYDLVDAQVSYVVKPWNSTFKLGASNILNNKVFQVYGGPRVGRLAYFSVLVELD, translated from the coding sequence GTGAGGAGAATTATTATTGGGCTACTTTGCTTATTGATGGTGCAGTCGGTTGCGGCTCAGGTAATTAAAGGAAAGGTCATTGATGCGAAAACCGAGGAACCGGTGATCATGGCCAATGTGGTAATTAAGGGTACAAGCATCGGAACTTCCACAGATTTGGATGGAAATTTCAGTTTAGACGCAAAAAAAACCGCTTTCCCGCTGAAAATTATTGTCTCTTTTATCGGATATCAAGATTTAGAAGTAGAAGTGAAATCTACCGATCAAGAATTTATAATCCGATTAAAAGAAGACAGCGAAATGCTCGAAGCGGTGGATATTATCGAGCAAAGGCTCAGTAAAAAACAAAGAGAATCAGCCTTAACGGTTGAAGCTTTGGATGGCCGGGCTATTCGAGAAACTCCAGCACCCAACTTTTATGAAGCCTTGGGTAATCTAAAAGGGGTGGACTTAACTTCAGCCAGTATCGGTTTCAAAATCATTAATACCCGCGGTTTTAATTCCACATCCCCCGTGCGAAGTCTCCAATTGATTGATGGGGTAGACAATCAGGCTCCGGGTCTTAACTTCTCTCTGGGGAACTTTCTTGGAGCCAATGAATTGGATATTACCACAGTTGATATCATCGCCGGTGCTTCTACCGCCTTTTATGGACCGGGAGCATTTAATGGCGTAATCTCCATGACCACCAAAGATCCTTTCCTTTATCAGGGATTATCATTTTCGCAAAAAGTAGGGGAGCGGGCCTTATCGGAAACCGCGGTGCGTTATGCCGAGTCTTTCAAACTATTTAGTGAAAGTCGAGATGATTTCGCTTTTAAGATTAATTTATTCTACCTCCGTGCCGATGACTGGGAAGCGGATAATTACGATCCGGTAGATGATTCGAAAGTGGATCGCACCAATCCGGGGCGCTATGATGCCGTGAATATCTATGGCGATGAAAGTTTGGCCTCTAATAATGAGCGAGAGTCTTTTGAGGATGTGAAGTTCAATAACCGTCCGGGTTTAGGCATCTTCTATCGTCCGGGATACCAGGAAATAGATTTGGTAGATTATGATACCCGCAATTTTAAAGGGAATATCAACTTGGCTTATCGTACTGATAAAGACCTGCGTTTTGATTATACCTTAAACTATGGTACCGGTACTACAGTGTATCAAGGTGAAAACCGCTTCAGTCTGAAGGGTATCCAGTTTATGCAAAACATTGTAGAAGTTTCTAAGAAGGATAAATTCTTTGTACGAGCTTATGCCACAGTGGAAGATGCAGGCCAGAGTTACGATGCGGTATTAACTGCCTTCAAAATGAATGATGCGGTTTTAGGAGATGAAGCCACTTGGAATCAAACTTATAGTTCTGCCTGGTCTGGCGCACCTTTCCGTTTTGCCAATGCCTTTCAGAATGCCGCCAATTTTAATGTAGCTAGCCCTAGCTTCGATTCGGCTTTTTATGCCAATGAGTATCAAGATATTTTAAGAGAATACAATGAGTTGCTGAGCAATTTCCATGATTCCTTATTAGGAATTATTTCCGGAGGTCGTCCATTGCCTGGTTCTGCCACTTATGATTCCATTTTCAATGATGTAACCTCCCGAACCTTTACCGATGGAGGTTCTCGTTTTTATGATCGCTCGGCCTTATATCATGTAATGGGCGAATATAAATTTGAACCCTTCGAAGGCTATAAAATGAGAGTGGGTGGCAATTTCCGTTTGTATCGTCCCAATTCGCGCGGTAATATTTTTGATGAAGTAATTGCCTCTTCCATTAAAACCGATAGCGTTGGTAATGTAATTTCTCAGGAATACCGCCAGATATCCAATTCCGAATTCGGTTTTTATTACGGTGCTGAGAAGTTCTTTTTAGGAGAGGTATTAAAAGCCAGCTTCACCTTGAGGATGGATAAAAATCAAAACTTTGATTACCTCTTTTCTCCGGCAGCATCCCTGGTTTATAATTTAGGAGCAAATCACACCTTCCGCGGATCTTTAGGGAGGGCCATTCGTAATCCAACTTTACAAGATCAATACCTGCGTTATGATGTAGGTAGGGCTGTATTATTAGGAAATATCGAAGGCTATGATTCTTTGATCACCTTTGATTCCTTTGACTATTACCGTTCTCAAGAGAATTTAGATCGCGATAATCTCGATTTCTTTAATGTGGCACCCATTCAGCCAGAGCGGGTTACTACTGCCGAAATTGGTTATCGCGGAACTTGGTTTAAAAGGGTATTTGTGGATTTCAATTATTTCCACTCCTGGTATACCAGCTTTATTGGATATCAATTCGGGCTTGACCCACGCTTTGATCCGGTATTCACGGACCGTATTCGCAGTTTAAGAGCTTATCGTGTGGCGGCCAATGCAGAAGGATTGGTAATTACCCAAGGCTTTAATGCCGGTGTGAATTATTATTTGGATGATCATTTAAGCGTGAGTGGAAACTATAGCTACAATTCCATTGATCTAACTCCTAAATCAAACTTTATCACCGAGACTTTTTATAAGGATGAATTGGAAAAATCCAGCTCCGAAGATCCCATTGTACCAGCCTTTAATACTCCTAAGCACAAATACAATTTGAGCTTCTCTGGTCGTGATTATAAGCCCTGGAAAGGCAAAGATCATAACTTGGGATTCGCGGTAACCTACAAATGGATTCAAGGATTTACCTTCGAAGGATCCCCTCAATTTACCGGCTTTATCGACACCTATGATTTGGTAGATGCCCAAGTAAGTTATGTTGTAAAGCCTTGGAACAGTACCTTTAAGCTTGGTGCCTCCAATATCTTAAACAATAAAGTATTTCAGGTTTACGGTGGACCAAGGGTAGGCCGATTAGCGTACTTTTCAGTATTGGTCGAGCTTGACTGA
- a CDS encoding T9SS type A sorting domain-containing protein yields MKKTLLLLLAFSGVASAQRYTTEVFSQVTVTPDQRYATNIDFLTSDFSDQTQVVADVTALKTALATGQPIPAAFYNPADPSTDVKVTDLNADVYMPVGDTVTDRPLAIYIHTGNFLPPGLNGSINGSRKDSAAIVMCEKLAKRGFVAFSVDYRLGWNPLDPNQFVRRAQLLNAVYRSIHDIKELVRITKYNASVFGIDTNRIVLFGEGSGGYVALAYATLDKWAEVEIAKFINPATSQSFVDSNLVGNLEGLGGNLNLYRDNGYSTDVSMCVNMGGALADISWLEAGDPSMISIQCVRDPFAPFGNGTVVVPTTQDDVVDVSGANIFQLKANSLGNNNAWINNTYNDPITLAARARYGVTYPYIFPAPFDTITVANAEGLYPVIRPLAGSLFNNNGSPWQWWDPNGPIASDTLIAGPPVITYHMAGLASNPNMSPAFGRAYQDTILGYVTPRLIYQMNLIGTEEFNFNKSISMYPNPAQHTLSLELMDADLDLSSYEIMDNTGRMVSAGSLEGMKNDISIESLKPGVYFISVQTNRGSATSRFIKQ; encoded by the coding sequence ATGAAAAAAACATTACTACTTCTTTTGGCCTTCAGTGGTGTGGCTTCAGCCCAGCGATACACTACCGAAGTATTTAGCCAGGTAACCGTTACTCCTGATCAACGGTATGCCACAAATATCGACTTCCTTACCTCAGACTTTAGCGATCAAACTCAGGTTGTAGCTGATGTTACCGCTCTAAAAACTGCCTTGGCAACCGGGCAGCCTATTCCTGCAGCCTTTTATAATCCTGCAGATCCAAGCACGGATGTTAAAGTAACTGATCTGAATGCTGATGTTTATATGCCAGTTGGTGATACTGTTACTGATCGTCCTCTTGCTATTTATATTCACACCGGTAACTTCCTGCCTCCCGGCTTGAACGGCAGTATTAATGGTTCTAGAAAAGATAGTGCTGCTATTGTAATGTGTGAGAAATTAGCCAAGCGCGGTTTTGTTGCATTTTCTGTTGATTATCGTTTAGGCTGGAACCCTTTAGATCCTAACCAATTTGTACGTCGTGCCCAATTATTGAACGCTGTATATCGTTCTATTCACGATATCAAAGAATTGGTTCGTATAACTAAATACAATGCCAGTGTATTTGGAATCGACACTAACCGCATTGTTCTTTTTGGTGAAGGCTCTGGAGGTTATGTAGCCTTGGCTTATGCTACTTTGGACAAATGGGCCGAGGTAGAAATTGCCAAGTTTATCAATCCTGCCACTTCTCAATCATTTGTAGATTCTAACCTGGTAGGTAACCTCGAAGGTTTAGGGGGGAACTTGAACCTCTATAGAGACAATGGTTATTCTACTGATGTGAGCATGTGTGTGAACATGGGCGGAGCTTTGGCTGATATCTCCTGGTTGGAAGCTGGTGATCCTTCTATGATTTCTATTCAGTGTGTGCGCGATCCATTTGCACCTTTCGGAAATGGTACCGTAGTAGTGCCCACCACTCAAGATGATGTGGTAGATGTTTCTGGAGCTAATATATTCCAGCTTAAAGCCAATAGCTTAGGTAACAACAATGCCTGGATTAACAATACCTATAATGATCCGATCACTTTAGCTGCTCGTGCTCGTTACGGAGTAACTTATCCTTATATTTTCCCCGCTCCATTTGATACTATTACTGTAGCGAATGCAGAAGGATTATATCCAGTGATTCGTCCTTTAGCTGGAAGCTTGTTTAACAACAACGGTTCTCCATGGCAATGGTGGGATCCAAATGGTCCTATCGCTTCTGATACTTTAATTGCTGGTCCTCCCGTAATTACCTATCACATGGCTGGTTTAGCTAGTAACCCTAATATGTCACCAGCATTCGGTCGTGCTTACCAGGACACTATCTTAGGATATGTAACTCCTCGTTTGATCTATCAAATGAATTTGATCGGAACTGAAGAGTTCAACTTCAATAAGTCTATCTCCATGTATCCTAATCCTGCTCAGCACACTCTTTCCTTAGAGTTGATGGATGCTGATCTTGATTTAAGCAGCTATGAGATTATGGATAATACCGGTCGCATGGTTAGCGCTGGTAGCTTAGAAGGAATGAAAAATGATATCTCTATCGAAAGCTTAAAGCCTGGGGTGTACTTTATTAGTGTACAAACCAATCGTGGATCGGCAACTAGCCGTTTCATTAAGCAATAA
- a CDS encoding glycosyltransferase family 2 protein encodes MIGNKKIVVVLPAYNAAKTLERTYNEIPGSIVDEVVLVDDNSTDNTIEVGKSLGIKHIIPHEKNKGYGGNQKSCYNKALELGGDIVIMLHPDYQYTPKLIESMAYLIANDVYPVVLGSRILGKGALRGGMPWYKYVANRILTLSQNILMSQKLSEYHTGYRAFSKEVLEATAYNSNSDDFVFDNQMLAQIFYKGFDIAEITCPTKYFEEASSINFKRSAIYGLGVLKVSLQYRFAKWGLIKPAYLE; translated from the coding sequence ATGATCGGCAATAAAAAAATAGTAGTGGTTTTGCCAGCTTATAATGCTGCTAAAACCCTGGAGCGCACCTACAATGAAATTCCAGGTTCCATTGTAGATGAAGTAGTTTTAGTTGATGATAACTCTACTGACAACACCATTGAGGTGGGAAAATCCTTAGGTATAAAGCACATTATCCCTCATGAAAAGAATAAGGGATACGGCGGAAACCAGAAATCTTGCTACAATAAAGCACTGGAGCTTGGTGGTGATATCGTTATTATGCTTCACCCCGACTATCAGTATACCCCAAAGCTGATTGAGTCTATGGCTTATTTAATTGCCAACGACGTTTACCCGGTGGTTTTAGGTTCTCGTATTTTAGGTAAAGGTGCCCTTAGAGGTGGCATGCCTTGGTATAAATATGTGGCCAATCGCATTCTTACCTTGAGTCAGAATATTCTAATGAGCCAAAAGCTTTCTGAATATCATACTGGATACCGGGCTTTTTCGAAAGAAGTTTTGGAAGCCACTGCTTATAACAGCAATTCAGACGACTTTGTCTTTGATAATCAGATGCTGGCTCAGATTTTCTACAAAGGATTTGATATTGCAGAGATCACTTGCCCAACCAAGTATTTTGAAGAGGCATCTTCGATCAACTTTAAGCGCTCGGCCATCTATGGATTGGGAGTATTAAAGGTTTCCTTGCAATACCGATTTGCCAAATGGGGCTTAATTAAGCCTGCTTATCTAGAATAA
- the pdxH gene encoding pyridoxamine 5'-phosphate oxidase, whose translation MKEKLQDQRVDYQKGTLNLNEVAENPLSQFQNWYQEYEASKPKDPNAFVLATVDSKGMPHSRVLLLKGIDQGGFEFYTNYQSAKGQELAANPKASMCFFWPELERQIRVEGEVQKLSAEESTTYFKSRPHGSQVGAWVSPQSTVIESRQILEDRLAEFSTKYQDDVPRPEHWGGYRLMPKRIEFWQGRSSRLHDRVLYTKSENQDWKLQRLAP comes from the coding sequence ATGAAAGAGAAATTGCAAGACCAAAGAGTCGATTATCAAAAAGGAACTTTAAACCTGAATGAAGTTGCTGAGAATCCACTATCGCAATTTCAAAACTGGTATCAAGAATATGAGGCCTCGAAGCCAAAGGATCCAAATGCCTTTGTATTGGCCACGGTAGATTCCAAGGGAATGCCCCATAGTAGAGTATTATTGTTAAAGGGTATTGATCAAGGTGGTTTCGAATTTTACACGAATTATCAGAGCGCTAAGGGTCAGGAGCTTGCGGCCAATCCTAAAGCCAGCATGTGCTTTTTCTGGCCCGAGCTGGAAAGACAGATCAGGGTAGAGGGTGAAGTACAGAAATTAAGCGCTGAAGAATCCACCACCTATTTTAAAAGTCGTCCTCATGGATCTCAGGTTGGAGCCTGGGTTTCGCCTCAAAGCACGGTAATTGAATCTCGGCAGATATTAGAAGATCGATTGGCAGAATTTAGCACTAAGTACCAGGACGATGTACCACGACCTGAACATTGGGGCGGCTATCGATTGATGCCTAAGCGAATTGAGTTTTGGCAGGGTAGAAGTTCCAGATTACACGATCGGGTTCTGTATACGAAATCAGAAAATCAAGATTGGAAGCTCCAGCGATTGGCGCCTTAA